A genomic segment from Corylus avellana chromosome ca5, CavTom2PMs-1.0 encodes:
- the LOC132182003 gene encoding pectinesterase inhibitor 4-like has product MSYQVLTILLTLLFISKLHTASATTDRTYVKIACNSTTYPKICYNSLSPYASKIKRSPQKLNKTALSITIKAAHKASSQVLKLLKVKKLTRFEAALIKDCVTNIKDSIDGLKQSLHAIDHLSSSDKESDDQMDDIKTWVSAALTNENTCTDGFDDEGKKVISVTMKNEIKNSILKVVGLTSNALSLIDWTTISSTS; this is encoded by the coding sequence ATGTCGTACCAAGTTCTCACCATTCTTCTTACTCTTCTATTCATCTCAAAGCTTCACACAGCCTCAGCCACCACCGACAGAACATATGTCAAGATAGCATGCAATTCAACCACGTACCCAAAAATCTGCTACAACTCCCTCTCCCCCTACGCCTCTAAAATCAAACGAAGCCCTCAAAAACTCAACAAAACCGCCCTCTCCATAACCATAAAAGCCGCACACAAAGCATCCTCCCAAGTCTTGAAGCTATTGAAAGTAAAGAAATTAACGCGTTTCGAAGCTGCACTCATTAAGGACTGCGTCACGAACATCAAAGACTCCATCGACGGGCTCAAGCAATCTCTGCATGCCATTGACCATTTAAGCAGTTCGGATAAGGAATCTGATGATCAGATGGACGACATAAAAACATGGGTGAGCGCCGCCTTAACGAATGAGAATACATGCACGGATGGGTTTGATGATGAAGGGAAAAAGGTAATAAGCGTGACAATGAAGAACGAGATCAAAAACAGCATATTAAAAGTTGTGGGGCTAACTAGCAATGCCTTGTCTCTCATCGACTGGACAACAATCTCAAGCACAAGTTAA
- the LOC132182004 gene encoding pectinesterase inhibitor 4-like, which yields MTIVNTIISPISYQVLTILLTLLFISKLHTASATTDITYVKTACNSTTYPKICYNSLSPYASKIKRSPQKLSKTALSITIKAAHKASSQVSKLLKVKKLTRFEAALIKDCVMNIKDSIDGLKQSLHAIDHLSGSDKESDDQMDDIKTWVSAALTNENTCTDGFDDEGKKVISATVKNEIKNSILKVVGLTSNALSLIDRTTISSTS from the coding sequence atgacgaTAGTCAACACCATTATAAGCCCAATATCGTACCAGGTTCTCACCATTCTTCTTACTCTTCTATTCATCTCAAAGCTTCACACAGCCTCAGCCACCACCGACATAACATATGTCAAGACAGCATGCAATTCAACCACGTACCCAAAAATCTGCTACAACTCCCTCTCCCCCTACGCCTCTAAAATCAAACGAAGCCCTCAAAAACTCAGCAAAACCGCCCTCTCCATAACCATAAAAGCCGCACACAAAGCATCCTCCCAAGTCTCGAAGCTATTGAAAGTGAAGAAATTAACGCGTTTCGAAGCTGCACTCATTAAGGACTGCGTCATGAACATCAAAGACTCCATCGACGGGCTCAAGCAATCTCTGCATGCCATCGACCATTTAAGCGGTTCGGATAAGGAATCTGATGATCAGATGGACGACATAAAAACATGGGTGAGCGCCGCCTTAACGAATGAGAATACATGCACGGATGGGTTTGATGATGAAGGGAAAAAGGTAATAAGCGCGACAGTGAAGAACGAGATCAAAAACAGTATATTAAAAGTTGTGGGGCTAACTAGCAATGCCTTGTCTCTCATCGACAGGACAACAATCTCAAGCACAAGTTAA
- the LOC132182006 gene encoding pectinesterase inhibitor 4-like: MSYQVLTILLTLLFISKLHTASATTDRTYVKTACNSTTYPKICYNSLSPYASKIKRNPQKLSKTALSITIKAAHKASSQVSKLLKVKKLTNFEAALIQDCVTNIKDSIDGLKQSLHAIDHLSASDKEFDDQMDDIKTWVSATLTNENTCTDGFDDEGKKVISATVKNEIKNSILKVVGLTSNALSLIDRTTISSTS; this comes from the coding sequence ATGTCGTACCAGGTTCTCACCATTCTTCTTACTCTTCTATTCATCTCAAAGCTTCACACAGCCTCAGCCACCACCGACAGAACATATGTCAAGACAGCATGCAATTCAACCACGTACCCAAAAATCTGCTACAACTCCCTCTCCCCTTACGCCTCTAAAATCAAACGAAACCCTCAAAAACTCAGCAAGACCGCCCTCTCCATAACCATAAAAGCCGCACACAAAGCATCCTCCCAAGTCTCAAAGCTACTGAAAGTGAAGAAATTAACGAATTTCGAAGCTGCACTCATTCAGGACTGTGTCACGAACATCAAAGACTCCATCGACGGGCTCAAGCAATCTCTGCATGCCATTGACCATTTAAGCGCTTCGGATAAGGAATTTGATGATCAGATGGACGACATAAAAACATGGGTGAGCGCCACCTTAACAAATGAGAATACATGCACGGATGGGTTTGATGATGAAGGGAAAAAGGTAATAAGCGCGACAGTGAAGAACGAAATCAAAAACAGTATATTAAAAGTTGTGGGGCTAACTAGCAATGCCTTGTCTCTCATCGACAGGACAACAATCTCAAGCACAAGTTAA